Within Runella rosea, the genomic segment TTACAACACTAAGCCAAGTACAAACAGCTTACTTCTTTCAATCGCTTCGGGAATCTGGAGTACTATTGCAGGACAAAGCTTTGTTATCAGATCGATCATTGGCAGAATCTATTCATATTTTAACCGGATACAGTGCTCAGACTGCTCGTAATTTTTTCAGTAATTCTCAAATTACCGAGAAGGACAAAGAAATAATCATCAAAAAACTGGAAGAAATTAAAGCGTTGATTAGCAAGGAAATATAGCCATACATTGGGTTACCACGCTAAAATATAACCTTACCAAATTAAAAACAACCACAAACAACCCCTATTTATTCGCATTCGAGTTCACACAGAAAACTAAAAATGGGCTCGGTAAAAAAATGTCAATAATACTTATTTCTCCGGCGGACTTAGAGGAGCTCATTTCAGCTTCTCTCCGCAAAGTACTGGCTGAGACAACGCTGTCTACTTCACAAACAGCCAAGCCACTCAGCATTGATGAGGCTGCCACGTATTTAGGCGTTCCCAAAAACACGCTTTACCAATTAACTTCTTCACGCGGAATCCCTCACCAAAAACTGGGACGCAGGCTGACGTTTCTTACGCATCAACTTGATGACTGGATATTGTCCCGAAAACGACGCACCCGTCAGGAAATCGAAGAAGATGCCGTTACTTACAAACGTAAAGAGTCAAAAAAATGAGTTTGTCTCCTACCCCCTCCCAAAACAACACAGTGCTGTTTTGGGAGGCAGTTCTTGAAAAAGAACTGGTCAATGTCGTGGCTCTGCTCGAAAAAAAACAAACCCGTTTATTCCTGCTGCGAAACCTTCCCTTTGATGAACAAACAGAAAGCAACTGTCGAACCATTAAGTTTTTGGAAAATGAGCTCTCCACATTTGTGGGTTTGATAGCAGTTTTGGAACAGCTGAAAGATTCCTATATCGCTTTTTCTGCCTCAATCGCCGATAAGCTCATTTCTCTTTCTGTCCAACGGGATTATTATCGCAAAGAACTTATGGATCTAATGGCGACAGGAGGCGTTTACCCATCATGACATCGCTCTTGGATAAATTCAGAAATTTCAATCAATATAACGAAGAGCAGGTGTTTAAATCCACTGGACTCCCCCCTGTTAAAGCGGCAAAAACATCTTATCTTCCACGCCTTAAGGAAGTTCAAAAGATGATTGAAATTCGGGCATGCCAGGATATTCAATTTG encodes:
- a CDS encoding helix-turn-helix domain-containing protein, translated to MSIILISPADLEELISASLRKVLAETTLSTSQTAKPLSIDEAATYLGVPKNTLYQLTSSRGIPHQKLGRRLTFLTHQLDDWILSRKRRTRQEIEEDAVTYKRKESKK